From the Halococcus salsus genome, one window contains:
- a CDS encoding ABC transporter permease: MSTETALSNNVVEDDLDDVLSQVERPSRPGPISASLTLGWRALLKIKHVPFQLLDVTAFPLMFTLLFTFLFGGALAGSPQQYIQFLLPGILVQSIVFITVYTGVGLNTDIDKGLFDRFQSLPIWQPAPLVGALLGDVLRYSMAAIMVVGLGAVLGFRPRAGIIGVVLALALVLVFAFSVSWIWVLAGLLVDTPESVMTASFFVLFPLTFVSNIFVDPATMPSWLQTVVSVNPVTHLTDASRGLMHGNVALMDVTWVLIASALIVAVFAPLSLYMYRSER, from the coding sequence ATGAGCACTGAAACCGCTCTCTCGAACAATGTCGTTGAGGACGATCTCGACGATGTTCTCTCACAGGTCGAACGGCCATCCCGCCCGGGCCCGATCTCCGCCTCACTCACCCTTGGATGGAGAGCACTCCTGAAAATCAAGCACGTACCGTTTCAACTCCTCGATGTCACGGCATTCCCGTTGATGTTCACGTTGTTGTTTACGTTCCTCTTTGGGGGTGCTCTCGCCGGGTCACCACAGCAGTACATCCAGTTCCTGCTACCGGGGATCCTTGTTCAATCCATCGTCTTCATTACCGTCTATACGGGCGTCGGGCTCAACACGGATATCGACAAAGGCCTCTTCGATCGATTCCAATCGCTCCCAATCTGGCAGCCTGCGCCACTAGTCGGAGCCCTCCTCGGCGACGTGCTTCGCTACTCAATGGCGGCGATCATGGTCGTTGGGCTCGGTGCCGTTCTGGGTTTCCGTCCCAGAGCCGGAATCATAGGAGTCGTTCTGGCGCTCGCACTCGTCCTCGTCTTCGCATTCAGCGTTTCGTGGATCTGGGTTCTCGCGGGGTTGCTGGTCGATACGCCGGAGTCCGTCATGACGGCGAGCTTTTTCGTGCTCTTCCCGCTGACGTTCGTGAGCAATATCTTCGTCGACCCGGCAACTATGCCGTCGTGGCTCCAGACCGTGGTCAGTGTGAATCCCGTCACGCATCTCACCGACGCCTCTCGGGGGCTCATGCATGGGAATGTAGCCTTGATGGATGTGACGTGGGTGCTCATCGCTTCTGCGTTGATCGTCGCCGTGTTCGCACCGCTCTCGCTCTACATGTACCGCAGCGAGCGTTGA
- a CDS encoding PRC-barrel domain containing protein has product MSTEKLTEDDIGKEVVNANGATVGVVVSVEDGVAHVDVDPDITDAVKAKIGLNDVSEETFPLHPGDVSASTDDELRVTDVAGVDER; this is encoded by the coding sequence ATGAGCACGGAGAAACTCACGGAGGACGACATCGGAAAGGAGGTCGTGAACGCGAACGGCGCGACGGTCGGTGTCGTCGTGAGCGTCGAGGACGGGGTCGCTCACGTCGACGTCGACCCGGACATCACCGATGCGGTGAAAGCCAAAATCGGGTTGAACGACGTCTCCGAGGAGACGTTCCCGCTCCACCCGGGCGACGTGAGTGCGAGTACCGACGACGAACTCCGGGTGACGGACGTCGCCGGTGTGGACGAGCGGTGA
- the gfo6 gene encoding D-xylose 1-dehydrogenase Gfo6, with product MDLSHYFSTFERRDWQRIEEGRVRLALVGLGGFARERALPAIRRSTFCEATVLVSGSPETADDLAREFDVEHVLGYDEFEDGTASDAYDGVYVATPPNHHEAYACAAADLGKHVLCEKPLAAEPSAAERMVEHCANAGVVLMTAYRLRTEPAIRRTRELIADGVIGKPLQIHGGFSVTLLEDVGPDTWRLDPEVAGGGALIDLGIYPLNTVRFLLDADPITVMAETHTEGPPFDRVDEHVAVQLTFPNGVTASCTASFDAHPDSRLRILGSDGQVLLTEPFGGDVSQRILVEHGNTQTRYTGSPVDEVREEFDYFAHTVLAAVEDGPDGSDGLTDMRTIAAAYESAETGNRIEL from the coding sequence ATGGACCTCAGCCACTACTTCTCGACGTTCGAACGGCGGGACTGGCAACGCATCGAGGAGGGACGCGTTCGGCTGGCGCTCGTCGGTCTCGGTGGGTTTGCTCGCGAACGTGCCCTCCCGGCGATCCGCAGGAGTACGTTCTGTGAGGCTACCGTTCTCGTCAGCGGGTCGCCCGAGACGGCCGACGACCTCGCCCGTGAGTTCGACGTCGAGCACGTACTCGGCTACGACGAGTTCGAGGACGGTACGGCGAGCGACGCCTATGACGGGGTCTACGTCGCCACTCCACCGAACCATCACGAGGCGTACGCGTGCGCCGCTGCCGACCTGGGAAAACACGTCCTCTGTGAGAAACCCCTCGCCGCGGAGCCGTCGGCGGCGGAGCGGATGGTCGAACACTGCGCGAACGCGGGCGTGGTGCTCATGACCGCCTATCGGCTGCGGACCGAGCCCGCGATCCGTCGAACGCGTGAACTGATCGCCGACGGTGTCATCGGCAAGCCGCTCCAGATCCACGGCGGCTTCTCGGTCACGTTGCTCGAAGACGTCGGTCCGGATACGTGGCGACTCGACCCCGAGGTCGCGGGTGGCGGCGCGCTGATCGACCTCGGGATATACCCGCTCAACACCGTTCGTTTCCTGCTCGATGCCGACCCGATCACGGTGATGGCCGAGACGCACACGGAGGGACCGCCGTTCGACCGAGTGGACGAGCACGTCGCCGTGCAACTGACCTTCCCGAACGGCGTGACTGCCTCCTGTACGGCGAGCTTCGATGCCCACCCGGACAGTCGACTCCGGATCCTCGGATCGGACGGCCAAGTACTCCTCACCGAACCCTTCGGAGGCGACGTTTCCCAACGGATACTCGTCGAACACGGCAACACACAGACCCGGTATACGGGCTCGCCGGTGGACGAGGTTCGCGAGGAGTTCGATTACTTCGCCCACACCGTCCTGGCAGCTGTCGAGGACGGGCCCGATGGAAGCGACGGACTGACCGACATGCGGACTATTGCGGCGGCCTACGAATCAGCCGAGACCGGTAACCGAATCGAGTTGTGA
- a CDS encoding universal stress protein: MYETILIPTDGSNEARKAAAHGIELAAALEATVHTLYVMDLPGVPRALSVRDDEETVREEYREFGERVTSEVCTMASRADVKCVTALRTGTVHEEIVEYADEMGLDAIVMGTGYQGRFGALLGTVVEKVVRISAVPVISTKMNEAESRPSGS, from the coding sequence ATGTACGAGACGATCCTGATCCCGACCGACGGCAGCAACGAAGCGCGGAAGGCCGCCGCACACGGCATCGAGCTCGCGGCCGCGCTCGAGGCGACGGTCCACACGCTCTACGTGATGGACCTCCCGGGCGTCCCGCGTGCGCTCTCGGTCCGGGACGACGAGGAGACGGTCCGCGAGGAGTACCGGGAGTTCGGCGAGCGGGTCACGAGCGAGGTCTGCACCATGGCGAGCAGGGCGGACGTCAAGTGTGTCACCGCGCTCAGAACCGGGACCGTCCACGAGGAGATCGTCGAGTACGCCGACGAGATGGGCCTCGACGCCATCGTGATGGGGACGGGCTACCAGGGCCGGTTCGGCGCGCTGCTCGGCACCGTCGTCGAGAAGGTCGTCCGGATCTCGGCCGTCCCGGTGATCTCCACGAAAATGAACGAAGCCGAATCGCGTCCCTCCGGGTCGTGA
- a CDS encoding alkaline phosphatase family protein, with protein MTVVLGWDALDHELVGEYHLEDSFGPAHTDLETFDNPYLGEPHTYEVWPSMITGRSPEEHGIRVESEAGVDWRNPVLSTISQYASRWVPRDVRTGFGLRLQNRGVELDFKSAGYFHDRGIETVFDGRTARPIAVPNYRVPADDELDILFDRGAQLKAFLRSEKTSDGSKRSTPTASLSRLEERLAAEAAGKLGVVRSAVQREYDLVFVWLGFLDTVGHVAPVAAETDPGWQERAYRMAARWTEEVKRMLQPEDRVFCVSDHGLQNGDHTHNAFLGAPSDDLLDGAESVLDVRSVLENATESNRIIAEPPVRSAYSGEAGVHARTAEDVENQLSNLGYL; from the coding sequence ATGACAGTTGTGCTGGGGTGGGATGCGCTCGATCACGAGTTGGTCGGCGAGTATCACCTGGAGGATTCGTTCGGACCTGCTCACACCGATCTAGAGACCTTCGACAATCCGTATCTGGGTGAGCCCCACACCTACGAAGTCTGGCCGTCGATGATCACCGGCCGGTCACCGGAAGAACACGGCATTCGAGTGGAGTCCGAGGCGGGTGTCGACTGGCGGAATCCGGTGCTCTCTACGATCAGCCAGTACGCTTCGAGATGGGTGCCGCGCGATGTCCGGACCGGCTTCGGCCTCCGACTCCAGAATCGCGGCGTCGAACTCGATTTCAAGTCCGCAGGGTACTTCCACGACCGGGGGATTGAAACGGTGTTCGACGGTCGAACGGCGCGCCCCATCGCGGTCCCGAACTATCGGGTCCCCGCCGACGACGAGCTCGACATCCTCTTCGACCGAGGAGCACAGCTCAAGGCGTTCCTTCGGTCCGAGAAAACGAGTGACGGGAGCAAACGGTCCACCCCGACCGCGTCCCTCTCACGACTCGAAGAGCGACTCGCCGCCGAAGCCGCGGGGAAGTTGGGCGTGGTTCGTTCCGCGGTCCAACGCGAGTACGACCTCGTGTTCGTCTGGTTGGGCTTCCTCGATACGGTCGGCCATGTAGCGCCCGTCGCGGCCGAGACGGACCCGGGCTGGCAGGAGCGGGCCTATCGGATGGCCGCCCGCTGGACCGAGGAGGTCAAACGGATGCTCCAGCCCGAAGACCGAGTGTTCTGCGTCTCCGACCACGGGCTCCAGAACGGCGACCATACACACAACGCCTTCCTCGGTGCCCCCAGCGACGACCTTCTCGACGGTGCCGAGTCGGTGCTTGACGTTCGGAGCGTGCTCGAGAACGCGACGGAGTCGAACCGTATCATCGCCGAACCGCCGGTCAGGTCCGCCTACTCGGGGGAAGCAGGTGTCCACGCTCGGACGGCCGAAGACGTGGAGAACCAGCTCTCCAACTTGGGCTACCTGTGA
- a CDS encoding Gfo/Idh/MocA family protein encodes MTWRIVGANFDQMHMNTNLGWAADHPGAEVVGLCDETPETSTGSLEAAAADCDVSSDRCYDDLEDCLRALEPDIVLGGPMNSAHPRFVERVLAHDIHVAIEKPFARSLADADRMLDAAANSDGRLAVNWPVTWSPVHQTLRELLTTDTIGEIVEIQYYGGNAGAPPDDSWFYETESGGGSLLDYLGYGATFATWFRDGELPKAVSAHTHPTGDTDVDRQSVTVCRYETGLSTFQTSLRMPTHPWEHDSTPAKGYEVVGTEGAITTRQHGSPIRVQTSESPDGYVVEPEPLEAPHANLVQYLVHCLEDEISFTGPTAPGFCRSAQRIIETAQRSAATNGEALPLRGDPR; translated from the coding sequence ATGACCTGGCGCATCGTCGGCGCGAATTTCGACCAGATGCACATGAACACCAATCTCGGGTGGGCAGCGGACCACCCCGGGGCCGAGGTGGTCGGGCTCTGCGACGAGACCCCGGAGACCTCCACCGGGTCGCTCGAAGCGGCCGCTGCGGACTGTGACGTGTCTTCCGACCGGTGCTACGACGACCTCGAAGACTGTCTGCGCGCCCTCGAACCCGATATCGTGCTCGGCGGGCCGATGAACTCGGCGCACCCCCGGTTCGTCGAACGGGTCCTCGCTCACGATATCCACGTCGCCATCGAGAAACCGTTCGCCCGCTCGTTGGCCGACGCCGACCGGATGCTGGACGCGGCGGCGAACTCGGACGGACGGCTCGCGGTCAACTGGCCGGTGACCTGGTCCCCCGTCCATCAAACGCTCCGGGAACTCCTCACGACCGACACGATCGGGGAGATCGTCGAGATCCAGTACTACGGGGGGAACGCGGGCGCGCCGCCGGACGACAGCTGGTTCTACGAGACGGAATCCGGCGGTGGCTCCCTGCTGGACTACCTCGGCTACGGCGCGACGTTCGCGACGTGGTTTCGAGACGGCGAGCTCCCGAAAGCCGTCTCGGCACACACCCACCCCACAGGCGACACCGACGTCGACCGCCAGAGCGTGACCGTCTGTCGATACGAGACCGGTCTCTCGACCTTTCAGACCTCGCTTCGAATGCCAACGCACCCCTGGGAGCACGATTCGACACCGGCGAAGGGCTACGAGGTCGTCGGGACCGAAGGGGCGATCACGACCCGTCAGCACGGGAGCCCGATCCGGGTACAGACGTCCGAGTCGCCGGACGGCTACGTTGTCGAGCCGGAGCCGCTCGAAGCGCCTCACGCGAACCTCGTGCAGTATCTCGTTCACTGTCTCGAAGACGAGATATCGTTCACCGGACCGACGGCTCCGGGGTTCTGCCGGTCCGCCCAGCGGATCATCGAGACGGCCCAACGAAGCGCCGCCACGAACGGGGAGGCACTGCCCCTCCGTGGCGACCCGCGATAA
- a CDS encoding SLC13 family permease gives MVVVFAITLLAFGLFATERVPVDVTALIVMVALMVLEPWTRISVEDGVAGFSNSATITVLAMFILSAGVSRTGAVQRLGARMATFAGDNERRQLLSVISVAGLPSGVLNNTPIVAMLIPAVSNLAREGGTSPSKLLIPLSYASMVGGMLTLIGTSTNLVASDVSARLLGRPFSMFEFTVLGAIVFLTGAGYLLLVGHRLIPERIEATDGLLAEYEMGEYLTEVVVTDGSPLVGRPVETVDGAFPADVAVVRLLRDGREVDDSTAETSIEGGDTLIVRARPDRIQRLISTQGLSITPTDVSEAALDDSSDGTAGDSGEGGHGSDPLRRPQTLVELVVPTGSSFVGERVAGTPLEREYDVDLLSVRRGNDLLHRRIEGLVLDRGDTLLVHAPTATLERMAADPNVIVARELPNREYRRTKLPLAVGIVLGVVGLAALGVFDILVAALGGVVAMVLGGVLKPDELYDAVEWDVIFLLAGLIPLGTAFTETGAAALIGGLVAESAVYLPALGVLWVFYVITALTTAVVSNAGSVVLLVPVGVATAAEIGANPFAFVLAVTFAASADFMTPIGYQTNLLVYGPGGYRFTDYTRVGAPLQIVLSVVTVLGIAMLWGV, from the coding sequence ATGGTCGTCGTCTTCGCGATCACCCTGCTCGCGTTCGGGCTGTTCGCGACCGAGCGCGTTCCGGTCGACGTCACCGCGCTGATCGTCATGGTCGCGCTGATGGTGCTCGAACCGTGGACCCGGATCTCCGTCGAGGATGGCGTCGCGGGCTTTTCGAACAGCGCCACGATCACCGTCCTCGCGATGTTCATCCTGAGTGCGGGCGTAAGTCGTACGGGTGCGGTCCAGCGCCTCGGCGCACGAATGGCGACCTTCGCCGGCGACAACGAACGACGACAGCTCCTCTCGGTGATCTCGGTCGCGGGCCTTCCGTCGGGGGTACTGAACAACACACCGATCGTCGCCATGCTGATCCCGGCCGTCTCGAACCTCGCACGCGAGGGCGGGACCTCGCCGTCGAAGCTCCTGATACCGCTCTCCTACGCGTCGATGGTCGGCGGGATGCTCACGTTGATCGGGACGTCGACCAACCTCGTCGCGAGCGACGTCTCCGCACGGCTGCTCGGCCGTCCGTTCTCGATGTTCGAGTTCACGGTGCTGGGAGCCATCGTCTTCCTCACTGGGGCCGGGTATCTGTTGCTCGTCGGTCATCGACTCATCCCCGAACGGATCGAAGCCACCGACGGACTGCTCGCGGAGTACGAGATGGGCGAGTACCTCACGGAGGTCGTCGTCACCGACGGATCGCCGCTCGTCGGACGTCCGGTCGAGACGGTCGACGGGGCGTTTCCGGCCGACGTCGCCGTGGTTCGGCTGCTCCGCGACGGTCGAGAGGTCGACGATTCGACCGCCGAGACGTCGATCGAGGGTGGCGATACGCTCATCGTCCGTGCCCGCCCCGACCGCATCCAACGCCTGATCTCGACCCAGGGGTTGTCCATCACCCCCACGGACGTCTCCGAGGCGGCCCTCGACGACTCGTCGGATGGGACTGCCGGAGACTCCGGGGAAGGGGGTCACGGCTCCGATCCGCTCCGTAGACCACAGACGTTGGTCGAACTCGTGGTCCCGACCGGGTCCTCGTTCGTGGGTGAGCGGGTGGCCGGGACGCCCCTCGAACGCGAGTACGACGTCGATCTCCTCTCGGTTCGGCGTGGGAACGATCTCCTCCACCGGCGTATCGAGGGCCTCGTTCTCGACCGCGGGGACACCCTTCTCGTCCACGCACCAACGGCGACCCTCGAACGGATGGCGGCCGACCCGAACGTGATCGTCGCACGCGAACTCCCCAACCGGGAATATCGGCGCACGAAGCTCCCGCTGGCGGTCGGGATCGTGCTCGGCGTGGTGGGCCTCGCCGCGCTCGGCGTGTTCGATATCCTGGTCGCCGCGCTCGGGGGTGTGGTCGCGATGGTTCTCGGTGGCGTGCTCAAACCCGACGAGCTCTACGACGCGGTCGAGTGGGACGTGATCTTCCTGCTGGCGGGGCTCATCCCGCTGGGGACCGCATTCACCGAGACCGGGGCCGCGGCCCTGATCGGCGGGCTGGTCGCCGAGAGCGCCGTGTACCTCCCGGCGCTCGGTGTCCTCTGGGTATTCTACGTCATTACGGCGCTCACGACCGCCGTAGTGAGCAACGCCGGAAGCGTCGTCCTCCTCGTTCCGGTCGGGGTGGCGACCGCCGCCGAGATCGGCGCGAACCCGTTCGCGTTCGTGCTCGCCGTGACGTTCGCGGCGAGCGCCGATTTCATGACACCGATCGGCTATCAGACCAACCTCCTCGTCTACGGACCCGGTGGTTACCGGTTCACCGACTACACCCGTGTCGGCGCACCGCTACAGATAGTGCTCTCGGTTGTGACGGTCCTCGGAATCGCTATGCTCTGGGGCGTTTGA
- a CDS encoding RNA-guided endonuclease InsQ/TnpB family protein codes for MWYARRYRMFPTNAQSECMDEHRNIYRQAYNHFLYRLNHADGRTLMRDLRDELPELKKWWTDLKEVHSRALQRVAERLDNNLSRLAKMKEKGRKVGQLKWKAPSEYRSFTYSQSGFELKNTSGRTAVLRLSKIGEISIRYHRELSDDATIKEIHVKKERTGEWFASLVVDDGEPTPEPPKNPDECVGIDVGILKYVHDSDGFAVGSLDLSDERERLEREQRKLSRKEHGSANYKRQRRRVAECHADLKRKRRDFLHRLSNYYATEYDFVAMEDLNVAGMMQFKSNSRNRASAAWGTFLRMLEYKCEREGTHFVAVNPAGTTKECSRCGIKTEKPLWVREHSCPACGFEADRDENAAYNVLARGLKDVGVVHPERTPVETALPVSTASVDAKRVVEAGSPALKERTASAVSE; via the coding sequence ATGTGGTACGCTCGTCGGTATCGGATGTTTCCGACCAATGCTCAGTCCGAGTGCATGGACGAGCATCGGAACATCTACCGGCAGGCGTACAACCATTTCCTGTACCGTCTCAATCACGCCGACGGACGAACATTGATGCGTGACCTCCGCGACGAGTTGCCCGAACTCAAGAAGTGGTGGACTGATCTCAAAGAGGTCCATTCGCGGGCGCTACAGCGCGTTGCCGAACGACTTGACAACAACCTCTCGCGCCTCGCGAAAATGAAAGAGAAGGGACGGAAGGTTGGTCAACTCAAGTGGAAAGCGCCGTCGGAGTACCGTTCGTTCACGTACAGTCAATCCGGCTTCGAACTCAAGAATACGAGTGGTCGGACGGCTGTGCTACGACTTTCGAAGATCGGCGAGATATCGATCCGCTACCACCGCGAACTCTCCGACGACGCGACGATCAAAGAAATCCATGTCAAGAAAGAGCGAACTGGCGAGTGGTTCGCATCTCTCGTCGTGGACGACGGCGAACCGACGCCCGAACCACCCAAGAACCCCGACGAGTGCGTTGGAATTGATGTGGGGATACTCAAGTATGTCCACGACTCCGATGGTTTCGCCGTTGGTTCGCTTGACCTATCCGACGAGCGCGAACGCTTGGAACGTGAGCAACGAAAACTATCGCGGAAGGAACATGGTTCGGCGAACTACAAACGTCAGCGCCGACGGGTAGCCGAGTGTCACGCTGACCTGAAACGGAAGCGCCGCGACTTTCTTCACCGGCTCTCGAACTACTACGCTACCGAGTACGACTTCGTGGCAATGGAAGACTTGAACGTTGCTGGCATGATGCAGTTCAAGTCAAACAGTCGCAACCGAGCATCCGCCGCGTGGGGTACTTTTCTACGGATGCTCGAATACAAGTGCGAGCGCGAAGGAACACACTTCGTTGCGGTGAACCCGGCAGGAACGACCAAAGAGTGTTCTCGGTGTGGCATCAAGACCGAGAAACCGCTGTGGGTACGCGAACACTCATGCCCGGCTTGTGGTTTTGAAGCCGACCGTGACGAGAACGCGGCCTACAACGTACTCGCACGCGGTCTCAAAGATGTAGGGGTGGTTCACCCCGAAAGAACGCCTGTGGAGACTGCGCTCCCTGTGTCTACCGCTTCGGTGGATGCAAAGCGCGTCGTGGAAGCAGGAAGCCCCGCCCTCAAGGAGCGAACGGCGTCAGCCGTGAGCGAGTAG
- a CDS encoding ATP-binding cassette domain-containing protein: MNESRSPKQTGKITEISSSEEVASVETGPLNSSPSVTENGTLPFGRTDDSTFAIETNDLEKSFGETNAVDGVDLRIPRGSVYGLLGPNGAGKTTIIRILTTLLRPTAGTATVLGYDVVEDAAEVRAKVSLTGQYASVDEDLSGRENLVLVGRLLGFSWRAAKERADELLTAFGLEAAATRQVRTYSGGMRRRLDVAASLIVTPEVLFLDEPTTGLDPRSRNQVWVIIRAIAAEGTTVLLTTQYLDEADRLADRLAVIDNGQVIAEGTSRELKAAVGASTLTVQLQDPERRGEAEAILREHFGEAVYHGTDRDTLSASVPHDEEPVAVLTALSDADVGVAELSLGQASLDEVFLALTGQPVEDSTEEVAA; encoded by the coding sequence ATGAACGAATCCCGATCGCCGAAACAGACTGGCAAGATTACAGAAATCTCGAGCTCAGAAGAGGTGGCTTCGGTGGAAACAGGGCCTCTCAACTCATCGCCATCGGTGACTGAAAATGGCACCCTTCCTTTCGGAAGGACCGACGACTCGACTTTCGCCATCGAGACTAATGATCTCGAAAAATCGTTCGGGGAAACGAACGCCGTGGACGGAGTTGATCTTCGAATACCTCGGGGTTCGGTGTATGGCCTCTTAGGTCCCAACGGTGCCGGGAAGACGACGATAATTCGGATACTCACCACGTTGCTCCGCCCGACCGCCGGTACGGCGACTGTCCTTGGATACGACGTCGTGGAGGACGCAGCCGAAGTCCGTGCAAAAGTAAGTCTCACAGGTCAGTACGCCTCAGTCGATGAGGATCTCAGTGGACGCGAGAACCTCGTTCTCGTGGGACGTCTGCTCGGGTTCTCTTGGCGCGCTGCGAAGGAGCGCGCCGACGAGCTGCTTACTGCCTTCGGTCTCGAGGCGGCTGCTACGCGCCAGGTACGAACGTACTCCGGTGGGATGCGGCGTCGACTCGATGTCGCCGCGAGCCTAATTGTTACGCCCGAGGTACTCTTCTTAGACGAGCCAACGACGGGGCTCGACCCACGAAGCCGAAACCAAGTCTGGGTCATCATCCGAGCCATCGCCGCCGAGGGAACCACTGTTCTTCTCACTACGCAATACCTCGATGAGGCAGATCGGCTTGCTGACCGACTTGCCGTCATCGACAACGGCCAAGTCATCGCAGAAGGAACGAGCCGCGAACTGAAGGCCGCCGTGGGTGCAAGTACTCTCACTGTTCAGCTTCAGGATCCGGAACGTCGAGGGGAGGCCGAAGCCATCCTCCGGGAACACTTCGGAGAGGCGGTCTACCATGGAACTGACCGAGATACTCTTTCCGCGAGCGTTCCACACGACGAGGAGCCAGTAGCGGTGCTGACAGCGCTCTCGGATGCTGACGTGGGCGTCGCAGAGTTGTCGCTTGGACAGGCGAGCCTCGATGAGGTTTTCCTCGCACTCACCGGTCAGCCCGTCGAGGATTCAACCGAGGAGGTGGCCGCATGA
- a CDS encoding BCCT family transporter, with the protein MADAEGDTTAGEMSDGLQVELFHPDSDREPGDTNYQGYGFDVHPVVFPVALVVIAAFVAATLLLGNEASSIYTAIFNGINDYFGWFYILVVNVFIVTVVYFAVGKYGKIRIGGVGAEREFSTFSWMAMLFSAGMGIGLMFFSVAEPVTYFGSVPPFFAGNGIEAGSAAAAGPALAQAFFHWGLHPWAIYALVGLGLAFFSFNRGLPLTFRSIFWPLLGERIYGWPGHIIDLVSVFATLFGLSTSLGLGVTQVSRGFNVIAGDLFGASFPTGTFGQVALIIGITLIATASVAAGLEGGVKRLSNINLYLMLAFLSFVIVVGPTLYIFNGFTNAFGTYLVSLPGLSFFTGAFAGQPARDFLGGWTIFYWGWWISWSPFVGMFIARISKGRTVREFVMGVLFLPSIFSFVWMSTFGGSAINAQIAGAGILATLNTQGQSIAMFSMLSQYPLGEISTIVATLLVITFFVTSSDSGSLVIDHLTSGGKHDVPRAQRVFWALSEGGVAAVLLAGGGLTALQTAAVSTGLPFAFILLLMCYTVYLGLENEYTILESEAFKEQISRIDSMDDVEVTASSGDVVTGISDGGEGTSDAR; encoded by the coding sequence ATGGCTGACGCCGAGGGCGACACCACGGCGGGCGAGATGTCGGACGGGCTCCAAGTAGAGCTGTTCCACCCCGACTCCGATCGGGAACCGGGGGATACGAACTACCAGGGATACGGCTTTGACGTCCACCCAGTCGTCTTTCCCGTCGCGCTAGTCGTCATCGCGGCGTTCGTGGCGGCGACCCTCCTGCTCGGCAACGAAGCGTCGTCGATCTACACCGCCATTTTCAACGGTATCAACGACTACTTCGGCTGGTTTTACATTCTCGTGGTGAACGTCTTCATCGTCACCGTCGTCTACTTCGCGGTGGGCAAGTACGGCAAGATACGAATCGGCGGTGTCGGGGCCGAAAGGGAGTTCAGCACCTTCTCCTGGATGGCGATGTTGTTCAGCGCCGGCATGGGGATCGGGTTGATGTTCTTCAGCGTGGCCGAACCGGTCACCTACTTCGGGAGCGTGCCGCCCTTTTTCGCCGGCAACGGTATCGAAGCGGGCTCGGCCGCCGCGGCGGGCCCCGCCCTCGCACAGGCGTTCTTCCACTGGGGGCTCCACCCGTGGGCGATCTACGCGCTCGTGGGGCTCGGGCTGGCCTTCTTCTCGTTCAATCGGGGACTCCCGCTCACGTTCCGGTCGATCTTCTGGCCACTGCTCGGCGAACGGATCTACGGCTGGCCGGGCCACATCATCGACCTCGTGTCGGTGTTCGCGACCCTCTTCGGGCTCTCGACCTCGCTCGGCCTCGGGGTCACGCAGGTGAGCAGGGGCTTCAACGTCATCGCGGGTGACCTGTTCGGCGCGAGCTTCCCGACCGGGACGTTCGGCCAGGTGGCCCTCATCATCGGTATCACGCTTATCGCGACCGCGTCGGTTGCGGCGGGGCTTGAGGGAGGCGTCAAGCGCCTGAGCAACATCAACCTCTATCTCATGCTGGCGTTTCTCTCGTTCGTGATCGTCGTCGGCCCCACGCTCTACATCTTCAACGGGTTCACCAACGCGTTCGGTACGTACCTCGTGAGTCTCCCCGGTCTCAGTTTCTTCACGGGCGCGTTCGCGGGGCAACCCGCACGGGACTTCCTCGGCGGATGGACCATCTTCTACTGGGGCTGGTGGATCTCGTGGTCACCGTTCGTGGGGATGTTCATCGCGCGGATCTCGAAGGGACGGACCGTTCGTGAGTTCGTCATGGGGGTACTGTTCCTACCGTCGATCTTCTCGTTCGTCTGGATGTCGACGTTCGGCGGAAGCGCGATAAACGCCCAGATCGCCGGGGCCGGTATCCTCGCGACGCTCAACACGCAGGGACAGTCAATCGCGATGTTCTCGATGCTCTCCCAGTACCCACTGGGGGAGATCTCGACCATCGTCGCCACGCTCCTCGTGATAACCTTCTTCGTCACGTCCTCGGATTCGGGCTCGCTGGTGATCGACCACCTCACTTCCGGCGGGAAACACGACGTGCCGCGGGCCCAGCGCGTCTTCTGGGCGCTCAGCGAGGGCGGCGTCGCGGCGGTGCTGTTGGCCGGCGGGGGGCTCACGGCGTTACAGACTGCCGCCGTCTCGACCGGCCTGCCGTTCGCGTTCATCCTGCTCTTGATGTGCTATACCGTCTATCTCGGTCTCGAGAACGAGTACACGATCCTCGAATCCGAGGCGTTCAAGGAGCAGATCAGTCGGATCGACAGCATGGACGACGTCGAGGTGACCGCTTCCAGCGGGGACGTCGTCACCGGCATCTCGGATGGCGGTGAGGGCACGTCCGACGCCCGATAG
- a CDS encoding DUF7503 family protein yields MSDTNELRTYLQNHPKTLAALFGLMTLLSQVGSAAAANSGAIAGP; encoded by the coding sequence ATGTCCGATACCAACGAACTCCGGACGTACCTACAGAACCACCCGAAAACCCTCGCCGCGCTGTTCGGCCTGATGACCCTCCTGTCACAGGTGGGCAGTGCAGCAGCGGCTAATAGTGGTGCTATCGCCGGCCCATAA